A stretch of Corallococcus exiguus DNA encodes these proteins:
- a CDS encoding annexin — protein sequence MAIDGPRNNGLPRTLPQQPPAPKPPPPPPPPPAPKPAPRDRSSFDGTQARSGPSLGTPTTPANVATTRSTVAGPPAPAPQAPAPAPAPAAPAYTQAQADKDASALREAMDGGLTGWGTDEDKIFQTLEGKTPEQVAMIRQSYQDHYGKNLDEKIRDELGGSDLQRAEGLLQGNGAKSDAVNLQSEMDGLFGSNEDMLKILEKRSPAERHAIAQQYADMNGGTPAGQKPEDVLLARMGREMDGAQLERARSMLNAGQAATPAEATALETQALKAGLEEDMAGWGTDEGRIFERLERATPEQRAILSQDEGLKAKLKDELSTEEYDRAVGLMQDNPAQADAARLREALGGFFGADESGVRDILQGKTPDQINAIKAEYQKQTGQSLDSQIQKWDGGDRDVTLRMLNPPAADDAKGQAEASAERLFLAMDGMGTDEDAIRSELGGKSKAQLDTIAAAYQQKYGKDLRAELDSELDGRDELELLKQDYDLGAIDPNDPNAAQERARRLREVQTNESGFGVDLLDGIQHLTKGESDNDILNRNLDRADQAIATGDTQRANTLTGYATEDVKALQSAKDSLAETTATVAVVAATTVAVVATGGAATPLAIAGYAAVGATTRAATYAAIQGNAAGAQDLSRQALIGAVEGGTAVIPIGKGASLATGGTRVAATQATEAAVRTTVRETAEGTVRTAIKQGIKEGAYGGAAGGAMDAATQSETWKDGALTGLGRVTTRAVTDGTVGAVTGGVVSGGLAKGADMLKPREIPVIHNPDLPGNTTKVRYDNGQVRIEAGPHATPADIAAHQETARLLQKYEGPTGQIRQLKDRVQQALTRTPGYGTQGFESKMEVQKLKNILGGLEAAQKRIDDSIAGMSGKPTAATVAERAALQRDIANVEFQIEFHAKRLDSLAPGTGSVAMHGTPGATTPDWAGVGTSVNTVGQVTPPPQVPMTAAENTAINGPRNPATETAQQFKARQAEGRRVYSERTYDPKTRTQAELNRDANPAVFTQVDSAGNKVPIETQQLAKLRAERAQTEILRRGVIREQQLAEAFPNGPTLNVAANDAAHGSAHNAHTIDRHGASVPTNIADAPPGARTIESRVTDGAGWGSVENNSFQWSSDATMDSTINKYVADNWDTIKTDLALYGHSDHLNIPVTPGTTVGNGFTAVESAGTRTAVPANAGSYNVRLRLIDGTPPQVMVLTAFPGP from the coding sequence ATGGCGATCGACGGACCTCGTAACAACGGCCTCCCGCGCACGCTCCCGCAGCAGCCGCCGGCCCCCAAGCCTCCTCCTCCGCCACCCCCTCCTCCCGCGCCCAAGCCCGCGCCTCGCGACCGCTCCAGCTTCGACGGCACCCAGGCCCGGTCCGGCCCCTCGCTGGGGACGCCCACCACGCCCGCGAACGTCGCGACGACGCGCAGCACCGTCGCCGGCCCGCCCGCGCCCGCCCCGCAGGCCCCGGCTCCCGCTCCCGCTCCGGCCGCCCCTGCGTACACGCAGGCCCAGGCGGACAAGGACGCCAGCGCCCTGCGCGAGGCCATGGACGGCGGACTCACCGGGTGGGGCACCGACGAGGACAAGATCTTCCAGACGCTCGAGGGCAAGACGCCCGAGCAGGTCGCGATGATCCGCCAGAGCTACCAGGACCACTACGGCAAGAACCTGGATGAGAAGATCCGGGACGAGCTGGGTGGCTCCGACCTGCAGCGCGCGGAAGGCCTGCTCCAGGGCAACGGCGCGAAGAGCGACGCGGTCAACCTCCAGTCCGAGATGGACGGCCTCTTCGGCTCCAACGAGGACATGCTGAAGATCCTGGAGAAGCGCTCCCCCGCGGAGCGCCACGCCATCGCGCAGCAGTACGCGGACATGAACGGCGGCACCCCGGCGGGTCAGAAGCCCGAGGACGTCCTGCTGGCCCGCATGGGCCGGGAGATGGACGGCGCGCAGCTGGAGCGTGCCCGGAGCATGCTCAACGCGGGCCAGGCCGCCACGCCAGCGGAGGCCACCGCGCTGGAGACCCAGGCGCTCAAGGCCGGCCTGGAAGAGGACATGGCCGGCTGGGGCACCGACGAGGGCCGCATCTTCGAGCGCCTGGAGCGGGCCACGCCGGAGCAGCGCGCCATCCTCTCCCAGGACGAGGGCCTGAAGGCGAAGCTCAAGGACGAGCTGTCCACCGAGGAGTACGACCGCGCCGTCGGCCTGATGCAGGACAACCCGGCCCAGGCGGACGCGGCCCGGCTGCGCGAGGCCCTGGGCGGCTTCTTCGGCGCGGACGAGAGCGGCGTGCGCGACATCCTCCAGGGGAAGACGCCGGATCAGATCAACGCCATCAAGGCCGAGTACCAGAAGCAGACGGGCCAGTCGCTGGACTCCCAGATCCAGAAGTGGGACGGCGGCGACCGGGACGTCACGCTGCGCATGCTCAACCCGCCCGCCGCGGACGACGCGAAGGGGCAGGCAGAGGCCTCCGCGGAGCGGCTGTTCCTGGCCATGGACGGCATGGGCACGGACGAGGACGCCATCCGCTCCGAGCTGGGCGGCAAGTCCAAGGCACAGCTGGACACCATCGCCGCCGCCTACCAGCAGAAGTACGGCAAGGACCTGCGCGCGGAGCTGGACAGCGAGCTGGACGGCCGCGACGAGCTGGAGCTGCTCAAGCAGGACTACGACCTGGGCGCCATCGACCCCAACGACCCCAACGCCGCGCAGGAGCGCGCGCGGCGGCTGCGCGAGGTCCAGACCAACGAGTCCGGCTTCGGCGTGGACCTTCTGGACGGCATCCAGCACCTCACCAAGGGCGAGTCGGACAACGACATCCTCAACCGCAACCTGGACCGCGCCGACCAGGCCATCGCGACGGGTGACACCCAGCGCGCGAACACGCTGACGGGCTACGCCACGGAGGACGTGAAGGCGCTCCAGTCCGCCAAGGACTCGCTGGCGGAGACCACGGCCACCGTGGCCGTCGTCGCCGCGACCACCGTGGCCGTCGTCGCGACGGGCGGCGCGGCCACGCCCCTGGCCATCGCCGGGTACGCGGCGGTGGGCGCCACCACGCGCGCCGCGACGTACGCCGCCATCCAGGGCAACGCCGCCGGGGCGCAGGACCTGAGCCGCCAGGCGCTCATTGGCGCCGTGGAGGGCGGCACGGCGGTGATTCCCATTGGCAAGGGCGCTTCCCTCGCCACGGGCGGCACGCGCGTGGCGGCCACCCAGGCCACGGAGGCCGCGGTCCGCACGACCGTGCGGGAGACCGCGGAGGGCACCGTGCGCACCGCCATCAAGCAGGGCATCAAGGAAGGTGCCTACGGCGGCGCGGCCGGTGGTGCCATGGACGCGGCCACCCAGTCCGAGACGTGGAAGGACGGCGCGCTCACGGGCCTGGGCCGCGTGACGACCCGCGCGGTGACGGACGGCACCGTGGGCGCGGTGACCGGCGGCGTGGTGAGCGGCGGCCTGGCCAAGGGCGCGGACATGCTCAAGCCGCGTGAAATCCCGGTGATTCACAACCCGGACCTGCCGGGCAACACCACCAAGGTGCGCTACGACAACGGCCAGGTGCGGATTGAAGCGGGGCCGCACGCCACGCCCGCGGACATCGCCGCGCACCAGGAGACGGCCCGCCTGCTCCAGAAGTACGAGGGGCCCACCGGGCAGATCCGCCAGCTCAAGGACCGCGTCCAGCAGGCCCTCACCCGCACGCCGGGCTACGGCACGCAGGGCTTCGAGTCCAAGATGGAGGTGCAGAAGCTCAAGAACATCCTGGGCGGCCTGGAGGCGGCGCAGAAGCGCATCGACGACAGCATCGCGGGCATGAGCGGCAAGCCCACCGCGGCCACCGTCGCCGAGCGCGCGGCGCTCCAGCGCGACATCGCCAACGTGGAGTTCCAGATCGAGTTCCACGCCAAGCGGCTGGACTCGCTGGCGCCGGGCACGGGCTCCGTGGCCATGCACGGCACGCCGGGCGCCACGACGCCGGACTGGGCGGGCGTGGGCACGTCCGTGAACACCGTGGGGCAGGTGACGCCGCCCCCGCAGGTGCCCATGACGGCCGCGGAGAACACGGCCATCAACGGCCCGCGCAATCCCGCGACGGAGACGGCCCAGCAGTTCAAGGCCCGCCAGGCCGAGGGGCGCCGCGTCTACTCGGAGCGCACCTACGACCCGAAGACCCGGACCCAGGCCGAGCTCAACCGGGACGCGAACCCGGCCGTCTTCACGCAGGTGGATTCGGCGGGGAACAAGGTCCCCATCGAAACGCAGCAACTGGCCAAGCTGCGCGCGGAGCGGGCCCAGACGGAGATTTTGCGCCGGGGCGTCATCCGCGAGCAGCAGCTGGCCGAGGCCTTCCCGAACGGCCCCACGCTCAACGTGGCCGCCAACGACGCGGCGCACGGCTCGGCCCACAACGCGCACACCATCGACCGGCACGGCGCGTCGGTGCCCACGAACATCGCGGACGCGCCCCCGGGGGCCCGCACCATCGAGAGCCGCGTCACCGACGGCGCCGGATGGGGCTCGGTGGAGAACAACTCGTTCCAGTGGTCCAGCGACGCGACCATGGACTCCACCATCAACAAGTACGTGGCGGACAACTGGGACACCATCAAGACGGACCTGGCCCTGTACGGCCACAGCGACCACCTCAACATCCCCGTGACTCCCGGCACGACGGTGGGCAACGGCTTCACGGCCGTGGAATCGGCGGGCACCCGCACCGCCGTCCCCGCGAACGCGGGCAGCTACAACGTCCGGCTGCGCCTCATCGACGGCACCCCGCCGCAGGTGATGGTATTGACCGCCTTCCCTGGTCCCTGA
- a CDS encoding cation-translocating P-type ATPase, whose translation MSAANGAAAVAVAPAPRLGLEQREAEARLGQHGPNTLTREQPRSAWLFLGRQFRSGMVWLLLGACGVAALLGEGADAVAIATIVVLNALVGFLQEYRADRAVLALRALTAPSARVLRDGVSAVIPASQVVPGDALVLEAGDVVAADARLLSAHALLTLEAALTGESTPVDKQVGALPDSTPLAERKDRVFMGTSVAAGTAVVEVTATGMATELGRIAHLVHTAQEPQTPLQQRLEGVTRMLLVLCVAVGALVAGLGLARGQAGVELLLSAVALAVAAVPEGLPTVVTLALAVGVQRMVKGHVLVRRMQAVEALGSATVICTDKTGTLTQGIMEVRELWPPEAAPRVLEVAAGCCDAELGQGQGTGAGDPTELALLAAARVRGIERADLERDRPRVAEQPFDSERRRMSVLRSDGVLYLKGALEALLPLCREVPPGVKEAQASLAGRALRVLAVAEGRGPEEQGLTLLGLVGLADPPRPEAVEAVRAARDAGVRTVMITGDHPATALAIAKELGLLREGESPEGIVHARATAEQKLHIVRGWKARGEVVAMTGDGVNDAPALREAHIGIAMGRTGAEVTREASDLILTDDNFASIVAAVREGRGIYENIRKTLVYLLAGNAGELVLMLCASLLGLPLPLLPLHLLWVNLVTDGLPALALVMDPVSPDVMRHPPRRPEAPMLGRPEWGAVLATGLLDAAVTLGTFLWSLQRLPVEEARTLTFTVLVCCQVLRAFAARSVDLLHWEVGAFDNRPLLAVAALTLALQAALPEVPALAAFFSLVPLDVAHLALALGLGFIPVSVLELRKLLLRGMARARARAPRGG comes from the coding sequence ATGAGCGCGGCGAATGGCGCGGCGGCGGTGGCGGTGGCTCCGGCGCCGCGCTTGGGCCTGGAGCAGCGGGAGGCCGAGGCGCGCCTGGGCCAGCACGGACCCAACACCCTGACGCGCGAGCAGCCCCGCTCCGCGTGGCTCTTCCTGGGCCGCCAGTTCCGCTCCGGCATGGTGTGGCTGCTGCTGGGCGCGTGCGGCGTGGCGGCGCTCCTGGGCGAGGGCGCGGACGCGGTGGCCATCGCCACCATCGTGGTGCTCAACGCGCTGGTGGGCTTCCTCCAGGAGTACCGCGCGGACCGCGCCGTGCTGGCCCTGCGCGCGCTCACCGCTCCCAGCGCGCGGGTGCTGCGCGACGGCGTGAGCGCCGTGATTCCGGCGTCCCAGGTGGTGCCGGGGGACGCGCTGGTGCTGGAGGCGGGGGACGTGGTGGCGGCGGACGCGCGGCTGCTCTCGGCGCATGCGCTGCTCACGCTGGAGGCGGCGCTCACCGGGGAGAGCACGCCGGTGGACAAGCAGGTGGGCGCGCTGCCGGACTCCACCCCGCTGGCGGAGCGCAAGGACCGCGTCTTCATGGGGACCTCCGTGGCGGCGGGCACGGCGGTGGTGGAGGTGACGGCCACCGGCATGGCTACGGAGCTGGGCCGCATCGCGCACCTGGTCCACACGGCTCAGGAGCCCCAGACGCCGCTGCAACAGCGCCTGGAGGGCGTCACCCGCATGCTGCTGGTGCTGTGCGTGGCCGTGGGCGCGCTGGTGGCGGGCCTGGGGCTGGCGCGGGGGCAGGCGGGGGTGGAGCTGTTGCTGTCGGCGGTGGCGCTCGCGGTCGCGGCGGTGCCAGAGGGCCTGCCCACGGTGGTGACGCTCGCGCTCGCCGTGGGCGTGCAGCGCATGGTGAAGGGGCACGTGCTCGTGCGGCGGATGCAGGCGGTGGAGGCGCTCGGCTCGGCCACCGTCATCTGCACGGACAAGACGGGCACGCTCACCCAGGGAATCATGGAGGTGCGCGAGCTGTGGCCTCCGGAGGCGGCGCCACGCGTGCTGGAGGTGGCCGCGGGCTGCTGCGACGCGGAGCTGGGGCAGGGGCAGGGGACTGGCGCGGGGGACCCCACGGAGCTGGCGCTGCTCGCGGCGGCGCGGGTCCGGGGCATCGAGCGCGCGGACCTGGAGCGCGACCGGCCGCGCGTGGCGGAGCAGCCCTTTGATTCGGAGCGGCGGCGCATGAGCGTCCTGCGCTCGGACGGCGTGCTCTACCTGAAGGGCGCGCTGGAGGCGTTGCTGCCCCTGTGCCGGGAAGTGCCGCCGGGGGTGAAGGAGGCCCAGGCCTCGCTGGCGGGGCGGGCCCTGCGCGTGCTGGCGGTGGCGGAGGGACGGGGGCCGGAGGAGCAGGGGCTCACGCTGCTGGGGCTGGTGGGGCTCGCGGATCCGCCCCGCCCGGAGGCGGTGGAGGCCGTGCGCGCGGCGCGCGACGCCGGGGTGCGCACGGTGATGATCACCGGCGACCACCCGGCCACCGCCCTGGCCATCGCGAAGGAGCTGGGCCTGTTGCGCGAGGGTGAATCGCCCGAGGGCATCGTGCACGCGCGGGCGACCGCGGAGCAGAAGCTCCACATCGTGCGCGGGTGGAAGGCGCGCGGGGAGGTCGTCGCCATGACGGGAGATGGCGTGAACGACGCGCCCGCGCTGCGCGAGGCGCACATCGGCATCGCCATGGGCCGCACCGGCGCGGAGGTCACCCGCGAGGCGTCCGACCTCATCCTCACGGACGACAACTTCGCGAGCATCGTGGCCGCCGTGCGCGAGGGGCGCGGCATCTACGAGAACATCCGCAAGACGCTCGTCTACCTGCTGGCGGGCAACGCCGGCGAATTGGTGCTGATGCTGTGCGCGTCGCTCTTGGGGCTGCCCCTGCCGCTCCTGCCCCTGCACCTGCTCTGGGTGAACCTGGTGACGGACGGGCTGCCGGCGCTCGCGCTGGTGATGGACCCCGTCTCGCCGGACGTCATGCGCCACCCGCCCCGCCGTCCGGAGGCGCCCATGCTGGGACGCCCCGAGTGGGGCGCGGTGCTGGCCACCGGCCTGCTGGATGCCGCCGTCACGCTGGGCACCTTCCTCTGGAGCCTCCAGCGCCTGCCGGTGGAGGAGGCGCGCACGCTGACCTTCACCGTGCTGGTGTGCTGCCAGGTGCTGCGGGCCTTCGCCGCGCGCAGCGTGGACCTGCTCCACTGGGAGGTGGGCGCCTTCGACAACCGGCCGCTGCTCGCGGTGGCGGCCCTCACCCTGGCGCTGCAGGCCGCCCTGCCGGAGGTGCCCGCGCTCGCCGCGTTCTTCTCGCTGGTGCCGCTGGACGTCGCGCACCTCGCGCTCGCCCTGGGGCTGGGGTTCATCCCGGTGAGCGTGCTGGAGCTGCGCAAGCTGCTCTTGCGCGGGATGGCGCGGGCCCGTGCGCGCGCCCCCCGTGGCGGTTGA
- a CDS encoding universal stress protein encodes MAIICATDLSEGSRQAAEVAARIAARRGLPLWLVHQVHPDQLRVAAEPVREGLRALLREELRRLEPLGARVESSLLESGSSRALAVFCDAHEARLLVVGTPREEPAALGSGVSLERIASNCAVPLLRVRDAAPFEAWLTGARPLRVMFGVDRSRGSEAARRWLAELGADGPIELLAGHVYYAFEQCRRLGLPTPMNLDEVAPRIEAVLHREVAALADTGLGVAPRVHLRMAVGRAADHLVDLAREQEVDLLVVGTHPHNALGNLASVAHHALRLAPMSAGVAPVSPTASRGEAPLPQVRRLLVATDLSPLADEAIPFAFALAPAGAEVHLVTVIPERAGAELHRDLKQRLLERVPRGLEVREVTTRLEVLHGEDVALALVQAAERMDAELLCLGSRGHGGVREAVLGSVARKVLSLSRRPVLVLRPPLR; translated from the coding sequence ATGGCCATCATCTGCGCAACCGACCTCTCCGAGGGTTCCCGTCAGGCCGCGGAGGTGGCCGCGCGAATCGCCGCACGCCGGGGTCTGCCGCTCTGGCTCGTCCACCAGGTCCACCCGGATCAACTCCGGGTCGCCGCCGAGCCCGTGCGCGAAGGCCTGCGGGCGCTGCTGCGTGAGGAGCTCCGGCGGCTGGAGCCGCTGGGCGCGCGGGTGGAGTCCTCCCTGCTGGAGAGCGGCTCCTCGCGGGCCCTGGCCGTCTTCTGCGACGCGCACGAGGCGCGGCTGCTGGTGGTGGGGACGCCCCGCGAAGAGCCCGCCGCCCTGGGTTCGGGCGTCAGCCTGGAGCGCATCGCGAGCAACTGCGCCGTGCCGCTCCTGCGGGTCCGTGACGCCGCCCCCTTCGAGGCCTGGCTCACGGGTGCGCGGCCCCTGCGCGTGATGTTCGGGGTGGATCGCTCACGGGGCAGCGAGGCCGCCCGGCGCTGGCTGGCGGAGCTGGGCGCGGATGGCCCCATCGAGCTGCTGGCGGGGCATGTCTATTACGCCTTCGAGCAGTGCCGGCGCCTGGGACTGCCCACCCCCATGAACCTGGATGAGGTGGCGCCCCGCATCGAGGCCGTGCTCCACCGTGAGGTGGCGGCGCTGGCGGACACGGGCCTGGGCGTCGCGCCGCGCGTGCACCTGCGCATGGCCGTGGGCCGCGCCGCGGACCACCTGGTGGACCTGGCCCGCGAGCAGGAAGTGGACCTGCTCGTGGTGGGCACGCACCCGCATAACGCCCTGGGCAACCTGGCCTCGGTGGCGCACCACGCCCTGCGGCTCGCGCCCATGTCGGCGGGCGTGGCGCCGGTGAGCCCCACTGCCTCCCGGGGCGAGGCGCCGCTGCCCCAGGTGCGGCGGCTGCTGGTGGCCACGGACCTGTCGCCGCTCGCGGACGAGGCCATCCCCTTCGCCTTCGCGCTGGCGCCCGCGGGCGCGGAGGTGCACCTGGTGACGGTGATTCCCGAGCGCGCCGGCGCGGAGCTCCACCGCGACCTGAAGCAGCGCCTGCTGGAGCGCGTGCCGAGGGGACTGGAGGTCCGGGAGGTCACCACGCGGCTGGAGGTCCTCCACGGCGAGGACGTGGCGCTCGCGCTCGTGCAGGCCGCGGAGCGGATGGACGCGGAGCTCCTCTGCCTGGGCTCGCGCGGCCACGGAGGCGTGAGGGAAGCCGTGCTCGGGTCGGTGGCGCGAAAGGTGCTCTCCCTGAGCCGCCGGCCCGTGCTCGTGCTGCGTCCCCCACTGCGCTGA
- a CDS encoding Mpo1 family 2-hydroxy fatty acid dioxygenase, producing MSFADKMRVWMPLHENGVSRAVHFVGAYLFTFALLVPLCWVRIPGAPVTAAHLLVAAVTVYAMTLEWTAGLLMALPLVPTLLAAEAVAGLPTGTAAGIAVGVMVFRFAMVVGAHVVFEKKTHGLSLGGPQLFFIEPVYLLTLVLFSLGLKQDLRARVAASST from the coding sequence ATGAGCTTCGCCGACAAAATGCGCGTCTGGATGCCCCTGCACGAGAACGGCGTCAGCCGCGCCGTGCACTTCGTGGGAGCCTATCTCTTCACGTTCGCCCTGCTGGTGCCGTTGTGCTGGGTGCGCATCCCCGGCGCGCCCGTCACCGCCGCGCACCTGCTGGTGGCCGCGGTCACCGTGTACGCCATGACGCTGGAGTGGACCGCCGGCCTGCTGATGGCCCTGCCGCTGGTGCCCACGCTGCTCGCCGCGGAAGCGGTGGCGGGGCTTCCCACGGGAACGGCCGCGGGCATCGCGGTGGGCGTGATGGTGTTCCGCTTCGCGATGGTGGTGGGCGCGCACGTCGTCTTCGAGAAGAAGACCCACGGCCTGTCCCTGGGCGGTCCGCAGCTGTTCTTCATCGAGCCCGTGTACCTGCTCACCCTGGTGCTCTTCTCGCTGGGCCTCAAGCAGGACCTGCGCGCGCGCGTGGCGGCCTCCAGCACCTGA
- a CDS encoding HTTM domain-containing protein, with product MNRLQTHVRRFWLEPASSDGLAFLRIAVAAISLTQLAILWPHLPELYGNFGLVQWVITDVGAGDWAPSLGWLGRLLAPLGISTMATMYAVFVLYAVGLVGLLAGYRTRAFAVLAWFTHGLTSANAYLSLYGVDTILHVLFFYLVFMPSAGRWSLDARAGRVSTGPSSAARVALRTLQVHLCFIYLDTGLAKAQGVQWWNGEAIWRALMQPQFQMFDFSWLAAYPLLAKLACWGTLLIEVGYAGMIWVPRLRRHWLVATLLLHAGIAVCLRLWLFSLTMMAFNLAAFALAWRTSEAPVENDAADQAEAFSAALLPSHAAFANREPTSM from the coding sequence ATGAACCGTCTCCAGACCCACGTGCGGCGCTTCTGGTTGGAGCCCGCTTCCTCCGACGGACTGGCCTTCCTGCGCATCGCCGTCGCGGCCATCTCCCTCACGCAGCTCGCCATCCTCTGGCCGCACCTGCCGGAGCTGTACGGCAACTTCGGCCTCGTCCAGTGGGTCATCACCGATGTGGGCGCGGGCGACTGGGCGCCCAGCCTGGGGTGGCTGGGGCGGCTCCTGGCGCCACTGGGCATCAGCACGATGGCCACGATGTACGCCGTGTTCGTCCTCTACGCGGTGGGGCTAGTGGGCCTGCTCGCGGGCTACCGCACGCGCGCCTTCGCGGTGCTCGCCTGGTTCACGCATGGCCTGACGTCCGCGAACGCATACCTGTCGCTCTACGGCGTGGACACCATCCTCCACGTGCTCTTCTTCTACCTGGTGTTCATGCCGTCCGCGGGGCGCTGGTCCCTGGATGCGCGAGCCGGCCGCGTCTCCACCGGCCCGTCGTCCGCGGCCCGCGTGGCGCTGCGCACGCTCCAGGTCCACCTGTGCTTCATCTACCTGGACACCGGCCTGGCCAAGGCGCAGGGCGTCCAGTGGTGGAACGGCGAAGCCATCTGGCGCGCGCTGATGCAGCCACAGTTCCAGATGTTCGACTTCTCCTGGCTCGCGGCGTACCCGCTGCTGGCGAAGCTTGCCTGCTGGGGCACGCTGCTCATCGAGGTGGGCTACGCCGGGATGATCTGGGTCCCCCGGCTGCGGCGGCACTGGCTGGTGGCCACGCTGCTGTTGCACGCGGGCATCGCCGTGTGCCTGCGGCTGTGGCTCTTCTCCCTGACGATGATGGCCTTCAACCTGGCCGCCTTCGCCCTGGCGTGGCGGACTTCGGAGGCCCCCGTGGAGAACGATGCGGCGGATCAAGCGGAGGCGTTCAGCGCCGCGTTGCTTCCCTCACACGCGGCCTTCGCCAACCGCGAGCCCACCTCGATGTAG
- a CDS encoding WD40 repeat domain-containing protein — MRWWCLALLLASCSAHRSSGGGAPDDANARDLRARIHEARGEAATESRQWSVAAASFALARASRDSLAAQWGQGQAVDRGSTLRWSKRIQGSVLALAFTPDGRVLASGHYDSVVRLWDVERGELLAEFKGHTAEVHAVAFSPDGRWLASAGRPGELRVWDWRQGRPRAVIPGHTDVVLGLAFSPDGRRLASGGLDKAVRVWDFETGAEQLRFEHDDNVIAVAFSPDGRRLLSTSADRSARVWDLESRKEVLRLVGHGEKVEAGAFSSDGQRIMTAAGDRAVRFWDARSGRLTDVFRNSGDVSVAAIDGGFQLLVQGGWDGRVQLLDGHGGALLERMDAHHAAVMSVALSPDGRTFASGGMDGVLGVWRRPEVPAQVLLRGPGVWVEALAFSQDRELMTGGEDGWRRWRIAEGRELHPEVGGAESAVSLAVSPDRERIAVGTLKGRVLVLDARSGRMLLELPAANGSVRAVAFSPDGALLAVAGDPDIQLWSVSDSRPVGLLQGHTGKVWALAFDSTGRRLASGSADKTVRTWDVERRQPLLRLDMGEPVRAVVFTPSEPHLVTAGMRQPLRVWDVTEGRLLKTMDAKTVGVLALAVSPDGRFLASSGVEAGVKVWGLHSGEQLGTFTGQQGFVAALAFSPDGALLVSAASDRTLQLNRFDSIVHPSPAGAGLDELLRRYGLVWDEARFRLTPAAGSD, encoded by the coding sequence GTCCCGGCAGTGGAGCGTGGCGGCGGCGTCGTTCGCGCTCGCTCGGGCCTCGCGGGATTCGCTCGCCGCGCAATGGGGGCAGGGCCAGGCGGTGGACCGCGGCTCCACGCTGCGCTGGTCGAAGCGCATCCAGGGTTCGGTGCTCGCCCTGGCGTTCACGCCGGACGGCCGCGTGCTGGCGTCCGGGCATTACGACTCCGTCGTCCGGCTCTGGGACGTGGAGCGCGGCGAGTTGCTGGCGGAGTTCAAGGGCCACACGGCCGAGGTCCACGCCGTCGCCTTCTCGCCGGACGGCCGCTGGCTGGCTTCCGCGGGAAGGCCCGGCGAGCTCCGGGTCTGGGATTGGCGCCAGGGCCGGCCGCGCGCGGTGATTCCCGGCCACACCGACGTCGTGCTCGGGCTGGCGTTCTCGCCCGACGGCAGGCGGCTGGCCTCCGGTGGTCTGGACAAGGCTGTCCGCGTCTGGGACTTCGAGACAGGCGCCGAACAGCTGCGCTTCGAGCACGACGACAACGTCATCGCCGTCGCCTTCTCGCCGGATGGCAGGCGGCTGCTGTCCACGAGCGCGGACCGGAGCGCGCGGGTCTGGGACCTGGAGTCGCGCAAGGAGGTCCTCCGCCTCGTGGGTCACGGGGAGAAGGTGGAGGCGGGCGCGTTCTCCTCGGACGGACAGCGCATCATGACCGCGGCGGGCGACCGGGCCGTGCGCTTCTGGGACGCCCGCTCGGGGCGGCTCACCGACGTGTTTCGCAACTCCGGCGACGTCTCCGTCGCCGCAATCGACGGCGGATTCCAGCTCCTGGTCCAGGGCGGATGGGACGGACGCGTGCAGCTTCTCGACGGCCATGGGGGCGCGCTGCTGGAGCGGATGGATGCACATCACGCCGCCGTGATGAGCGTGGCCTTGTCACCGGACGGGCGCACGTTTGCTTCGGGCGGGATGGACGGTGTCCTCGGCGTGTGGCGCAGGCCGGAGGTCCCCGCGCAGGTGCTGCTTCGTGGACCCGGTGTCTGGGTGGAGGCGCTCGCGTTCTCCCAGGACCGCGAGTTGATGACAGGCGGTGAGGATGGCTGGCGGCGGTGGCGCATCGCGGAGGGAAGGGAACTCCATCCGGAAGTGGGAGGAGCGGAGTCCGCGGTGTCCCTGGCGGTGAGCCCGGACCGCGAGCGCATCGCGGTGGGAACGCTGAAGGGGAGGGTGCTCGTGCTGGACGCGCGTTCGGGGCGGATGCTGCTGGAGTTGCCAGCGGCGAACGGCTCCGTGCGCGCGGTGGCCTTCAGCCCGGATGGGGCGCTCCTCGCGGTGGCGGGCGATCCAGACATCCAACTCTGGTCCGTGTCCGACAGCAGGCCCGTGGGACTGCTCCAGGGACACACCGGCAAGGTGTGGGCGCTGGCCTTCGACAGCACGGGGCGAAGGCTCGCGTCAGGCAGTGCGGACAAGACGGTGCGGACCTGGGATGTGGAGCGGCGTCAGCCCCTCTTGCGGCTCGACATGGGCGAGCCCGTGCGCGCCGTGGTCTTCACTCCGTCCGAACCCCACCTGGTGACGGCGGGAATGCGTCAGCCCCTCCGCGTCTGGGACGTGACGGAGGGCCGGCTGTTGAAGACGATGGACGCGAAGACCGTGGGCGTGCTCGCCCTGGCCGTGTCACCGGATGGCCGCTTCCTGGCTTCGTCGGGCGTGGAGGCAGGGGTGAAGGTCTGGGGGCTGCACTCCGGCGAACAGCTGGGGACGTTCACGGGTCAGCAGGGCTTCGTGGCGGCCCTGGCCTTCTCACCGGACGGCGCGCTCCTCGTCTCCGCGGCCTCCGACCGGACGCTCCAACTGAACCGGTTCGACTCCATCGTCCATCCATCCCCGGCGGGAGCAGGCCTCGACGAACTCCTGCGCCGCTACGGGCTCGTCTGGGACGAGGCGCGGTTCCGCCTCACACCAGCCGCAGGAAGCGATTGA